A single region of the Salvelinus sp. IW2-2015 linkage group LG20, ASM291031v2, whole genome shotgun sequence genome encodes:
- the LOC111981079 gene encoding serine/threonine-protein kinase 17A — protein sequence MMNKNGMVTKIHTRIRTDPFTSNYELLGRELGRGKFAVVKKCIEKATGKEHAAKFLRKRRKGEDCRMDILNEIAVLESATANPYVVALHEVYETNSEIILILECAAGGEIFNQCVAENDEAFTEKDVIRLAIQILTGVACLHRNNVVHLDLKPQNILLTSAIPLGDIRIVDFGLSRRMDSVTEVREILGTPEYVAPEILNYEPISIATDMWSIGVLTYVMLTGESPFLGDNKQETFLNISQVNVDYSQDAFEGVSSLAIDFIKTLLLKNPRKRATAAECLNHPWLNGPADLYTQLHASSLPSLDEPETSQSESEPESPAPSPELEGMGSYMMCPGQVDLKTGRNAFSFTSEPFPALPEIQQELIC from the exons ATGATGAACAAGAACGGGATGGTGACAAAAATTCACACGAGAATTAGGACCGATCCTTTCACGAGCAATTATGAGTTGCTTGGCAGAGAATTGGGCAG GGGAAAGTTTGCTGTGGTGAAGAAGTGCATTGAAAAGGCGACGGGGAAGGAGCACGCTGCCAAGTTCTTGAGGAAGCGTCGGAAGGGCGAGGACTGCCGCATGGACATCCTCAACGAGATCGCTGTTCTGGAGTCAGCCACGGCTAACCCTTATGTGGTGGCGCTGCATGAGGTCTACGAGACCAACTCTGAGATCATCCTCATCCTCGAGTG TGCCGCCGGTGGAGAGATCTTCAACCAGTGTGTTGCGGAGAACGACGAGGCCTTCACAGAGAAGGATGTGATCAGGTTGGCCATACAGATCCTCACCGGCGTGGCCTGTCTGCACCGCAACAACGTGGTCCACTTGGACCTGAAG CCCCAGAACATCCTGCTGACCAGTGCCATCCCACTGGGTGATATCCGCATCGTGGACTTTGGCCTGTCCAGACGCATGGACAGTGTGACAGAAGTCCGAGAGATCCTGGGCACCCCGGAGTATGTGG CTCCAGAGATCCTGAACTATGAACCCATCAGCATAGCGACAGACATGTG GTCCATAGGGGTCCTGACCTACGTCATGCTGACGGGCGAGTCTCCGTTCCTGGGGGACAACAAGCAGGAGACCTTCCTGAACATCTCCCAGGTCAACGTGGACTACTCCCAGGATGCCTTCGAGGGCGTCTCCTCCCTCGCCATTGACTTCATTAAGACCCTGCTGCTCAAAAACCCCAG GAAGAGAGCCACTGCAGCGGAGTGCCTTAACCACCCCTGGCTGAATGGACCAGCTGACCTCTACACCCAGCTCCACGCCAGTTCTCTACCCTCATTGGACGAGCCTGAGACCAGCCAATCAGAGTCTGAGCCTGAGAGCCCGGCACCCTCCCCAGAGCTGGAGGGCATGGGTTCGTACATGATGTGCCCCGGTCAGGTAGACCTGAAGACAGGCCGCAATGCCTTTTCCTTCACTTCTGAGCCCTTCCCCGCGCTGCCAGAGATCCAACAGGAGCTCATCTGCTGA